One genomic region from Thermoleptolyngbya sichuanensis A183 encodes:
- a CDS encoding MinD/ParA family ATP-binding protein produces MSKVVSVHSYRGGTGKSNTTANLATMIARQGYRVGIVDTDIQSPGIHVLFGFAEDDMERSLNDYLWGRRSISDVAYDVTSVLEGKGGDRSKVYLVPSSVKAGEIARVLREGYDVGLLNEGFRELIETLKLDYLFIDTHPGLNEETLLSITISDVLVLILRPDQQDYQGTAVTVDVARKLEVPKLLIVVNKAPQVLDFNQLKQRIEETYDAPVAGILPHSDDMMVLASTGIFTMKYPNNPLTNVVEAIAHQVMA; encoded by the coding sequence ATGTCCAAAGTGGTTTCCGTTCACTCCTATCGAGGCGGCACCGGAAAGTCCAACACGACCGCAAATCTGGCCACCATGATTGCGCGGCAGGGCTATCGCGTGGGCATTGTAGACACGGATATTCAGTCCCCCGGAATCCATGTCCTGTTTGGCTTTGCAGAAGACGACATGGAGCGATCGCTCAATGATTACCTCTGGGGGCGGCGCTCGATTTCTGATGTAGCCTACGACGTGACCTCGGTGCTGGAAGGCAAGGGGGGCGATCGCAGCAAAGTCTACCTCGTCCCCTCCAGCGTCAAGGCAGGAGAAATTGCCCGCGTGCTGCGCGAGGGCTACGACGTGGGGCTGCTGAATGAGGGCTTTCGGGAACTGATCGAAACCCTCAAGCTCGACTATCTGTTTATCGACACGCACCCCGGACTGAACGAAGAAACCCTCTTGTCGATCACGATTTCTGATGTGCTGGTGCTGATTCTGCGTCCCGACCAGCAGGACTATCAGGGGACAGCAGTGACGGTGGATGTGGCCCGCAAGCTGGAAGTGCCCAAGCTGCTAATCGTCGTGAACAAGGCTCCGCAAGTGCTGGATTTTAACCAACTCAAGCAGCGCATTGAGGAAACCTACGATGCGCCTGTGGCAGGCATTTTGCCCCATTCGGACGACATGATGGTGCTGGCTAGCACGGGCATTTTTACAATGAAGTATCCCAACAATCCGCTGACGAACGTGGTAGAGGCGATCGCCCATCAGGTCATGGCCTAG
- the blsG gene encoding arginine 2,3-aminomutase, which produces MPKTQDLVWSDWRSQLQHRIQTLEDLQQWVHVTPNEAEAIRASAGKYRWSITPYYASLMDRDDPNCPIRLQSVPALQEFQFFPGAEPDPVGDTVYRKTNRVVHKYPDRIVLLVTEVCAVYCRHCTRKFHTTDLEGTYFETSEAASWEQDFDYIASHPEIRDVLLTGGDPLTYSDEKLELIISRLRKIPHVEVIRIGSRYPVLLPMRITPAFCAMLEKYHPIWLNTHFNHPKEITPEAAEACDRLLRHGIPVQNQSVLLKGINDDLETMRSLLHGLLKIRVRPYYLYHCDNVTGVSHFATSVEKGREIMRGLMGHTTGFAVPQYIVTTKLGKIPLWETQVHRDEQGYWLENYQGEILRLAKSDGY; this is translated from the coding sequence ATGCCGAAAACACAGGATTTGGTTTGGTCAGACTGGCGATCGCAGCTTCAGCACCGCATCCAGACCCTCGAAGACTTGCAGCAGTGGGTCCACGTCACACCCAACGAGGCAGAGGCAATCCGGGCTTCGGCTGGGAAATATCGCTGGAGCATCACGCCCTACTATGCCTCGCTGATGGATCGCGACGATCCCAACTGCCCGATTCGCCTCCAGTCTGTGCCCGCGCTGCAAGAGTTCCAGTTCTTTCCTGGCGCGGAACCCGACCCGGTCGGCGACACGGTTTATCGCAAAACGAACCGCGTCGTTCACAAATATCCCGATCGCATCGTGCTGCTGGTGACGGAGGTATGCGCTGTATACTGCCGCCACTGCACCCGCAAGTTTCACACGACCGACCTGGAGGGCACATATTTTGAAACCAGCGAGGCAGCCTCCTGGGAGCAGGATTTTGACTATATCGCCAGCCATCCCGAAATCCGCGACGTGCTGCTGACGGGCGGTGATCCGCTGACCTATTCTGACGAAAAGCTGGAGCTGATTATTTCCCGATTGCGGAAGATTCCCCACGTAGAGGTGATTCGGATTGGCAGTCGCTATCCGGTGCTGCTGCCGATGCGGATTACGCCAGCGTTTTGCGCCATGCTGGAGAAATATCATCCCATCTGGCTGAATACGCATTTCAACCATCCCAAGGAGATCACGCCGGAAGCGGCTGAAGCGTGCGATCGCCTCCTGCGGCACGGCATCCCGGTGCAAAACCAGAGCGTGCTGCTGAAGGGCATCAACGATGACCTAGAGACCATGCGATCGCTCCTGCATGGACTGCTCAAAATCCGCGTCCGCCCTTACTATCTCTATCATTGCGACAACGTGACGGGCGTGTCGCACTTCGCCACCAGTGTGGAAAAAGGGCGAGAAATCATGCGAGGATTAATGGGTCATACCACCGGATTTGCCGTGCCCCAATATATCGTCACTACGAAACTAGGCAAAATTCCCTTGTGGGAAACCCAGGTTCATCGTGACGAGCAGGGCTACTGGCTGGAAAATTATCAGGGTGAAATCCTCCGCCTTGCCAAATCAGACGGATACTAG
- a CDS encoding HAMP domain-containing protein: MQKVAMSQITSSASAAKLAERQRFWSLRWKLLTGFTLVFSTVFAVVYWWFYNFSTEKAIARLKQDLESTAIGTAHDIDAEELLALYKTGERNAEGFSDDPRYLHQLEWFETAHRISPNVYAYSFILGKPSENRRIGKPATTGDELEAIYLVDSLWRFLPERALPFLEPDKPSPYSLRAFQEGETVNRDLYTDQWGSWISAYTPIRDKNGKIVAVLGADIEADHVFEVQQQLRDRLLLSFLATYGTLFSLVYLLSGILSRPLKELSAAAERIGEGDYSQDLTALSKSEVQDEISTLARVFQLMVDKVRQREESLKQQVASLKIEIDQVKRQKQVREIVETDFFQDLVVKARRLRNRPMEE, encoded by the coding sequence GTGCAAAAGGTTGCCATGAGCCAGATCACCTCCTCTGCATCTGCTGCCAAACTGGCGGAGAGACAGCGCTTTTGGAGTCTCCGCTGGAAACTGCTCACGGGCTTTACGCTGGTGTTCAGCACGGTGTTTGCGGTGGTGTATTGGTGGTTCTACAACTTTTCCACCGAAAAGGCGATCGCCCGCCTCAAGCAAGATCTGGAAAGTACCGCCATTGGCACTGCCCACGACATCGACGCAGAGGAACTGCTGGCACTGTATAAAACGGGCGAACGCAACGCAGAGGGCTTTTCAGACGATCCGCGCTATCTGCACCAGTTGGAATGGTTTGAAACCGCGCACCGCATTTCGCCCAATGTCTACGCCTACAGCTTCATCTTGGGCAAGCCGAGCGAAAACCGCCGCATCGGCAAACCAGCCACGACAGGCGATGAACTGGAGGCGATATACCTGGTGGATTCCCTCTGGCGATTTTTGCCAGAACGGGCGCTGCCGTTTTTGGAACCCGACAAGCCCTCACCCTACTCGCTGCGAGCCTTTCAGGAGGGCGAAACGGTCAACCGCGACCTCTACACTGACCAGTGGGGAAGCTGGATTTCCGCCTACACCCCCATCCGCGACAAGAATGGAAAAATCGTCGCTGTGCTGGGAGCCGACATCGAAGCCGATCACGTATTTGAAGTACAGCAACAATTGCGCGATCGCCTTTTGCTGTCGTTTTTGGCAACCTACGGCACGCTGTTTAGCCTGGTCTACCTGCTGTCGGGCATTTTGTCTCGCCCGCTGAAGGAACTATCCGCCGCCGCCGAGCGCATCGGGGAAGGCGACTATAGCCAGGATCTCACTGCACTGAGCAAAAGCGAGGTGCAGGACGAAATTTCTACCCTTGCTCGCGTGTTCCAACTCATGGTAGACAAAGTGCGCCAACGGGAAGAATCCCTCAAACAGCAGGTCGCCAGCCTCAAAATCGAAATCGACCAGGTAAAACGCCAAAAGCAGGTGCGGGAAATTGTGGAAACTGATTTCTTTCAGGATTTGGTCGTTAAGGCGCGGAGGCTGCGAAATCGGCCAATGGAAGAATAA
- a CDS encoding HAD family hydrolase → MLKALLFDLDGTVANTDPLHYQTWKAVMAELGMEIDREFYDAHFSGRLNEQIVRDLLPHLSAEAGAKLSAEKEARFREQATGMEPTPGLWDVLHWMQHHELQRAVVTNAPVENAAFMMKTLALEPLFSVVVLGDELPKGKPDPLPYQTALDCLGVLATEAIAFEDSPSGIRSAVGAGIPTIGIAATHSAEELTQLGTLLVVQDFTDPRLWSLLESARSLQPTHS, encoded by the coding sequence ATGTTGAAAGCGCTATTGTTTGACCTGGATGGAACCGTTGCCAACACAGACCCGCTGCACTACCAAACCTGGAAGGCGGTGATGGCAGAGTTGGGCATGGAAATCGACCGCGAGTTTTATGATGCCCACTTCAGCGGGCGGCTGAACGAGCAGATTGTCCGCGATTTGCTGCCGCACTTATCGGCAGAGGCGGGTGCAAAGCTGAGTGCCGAAAAAGAGGCCCGATTCCGCGAACAGGCCACGGGCATGGAACCAACGCCGGGACTCTGGGACGTATTGCACTGGATGCAGCATCACGAGTTGCAGCGGGCTGTGGTGACGAATGCGCCCGTGGAAAATGCAGCGTTCATGATGAAAACCCTGGCCCTAGAGCCGCTGTTTTCGGTAGTGGTGCTGGGTGATGAGTTGCCCAAGGGCAAGCCCGATCCGCTGCCCTACCAAACGGCGCTGGACTGTCTGGGCGTGTTGGCAACCGAGGCGATCGCCTTTGAGGATTCGCCCTCTGGGATTCGCTCGGCGGTGGGTGCGGGCATTCCCACAATCGGCATCGCAGCAACCCATTCGGCCGAGGAACTAACCCAGTTGGGTACGCTGCTGGTGGTTCAGGACTTCACCGATCCGCGTCTGTGGAGCCTGCTGGAATCAGCCAGGAGTCTGCAACCTACCCATTCCTAA
- a CDS encoding TetR/AcrR family transcriptional regulator: MPLFQRPPQTEGETRTRILRAAQRLFARRGYDGTTTHDLAIEAGVAEGTLFRHFENKKAILVEVVTQGWVGLLTDLLTELSEMGSSRAIAQVMRKRMLNLHQNADMLRVCFLEAQFHPDLRDRIQTEVISKMTDVAEAFFQTAMDNGIYRRMNPRTVAQVFLGMFTVAGFSRDTIMPEQSSPAAMQEMAEGIADIFLHGVLADSSEA, translated from the coding sequence ATGCCTCTCTTTCAGCGACCCCCCCAGACCGAAGGCGAAACGCGCACGCGCATCCTGCGGGCGGCGCAGCGGCTGTTTGCGCGGCGGGGCTACGACGGCACAACGACACACGATCTGGCAATCGAAGCAGGGGTGGCCGAGGGGACGCTGTTTCGACACTTTGAAAACAAGAAAGCAATTTTGGTGGAAGTTGTAACCCAAGGCTGGGTGGGACTGCTCACCGACTTGCTGACAGAACTCAGCGAAATGGGTAGCTCTAGGGCGATCGCCCAGGTGATGCGAAAGCGAATGCTGAACCTGCACCAAAACGCCGACATGCTGCGGGTGTGCTTTTTGGAAGCACAGTTTCATCCCGATTTGCGCGATCGCATCCAGACCGAAGTCATCAGCAAAATGACCGATGTCGCCGAAGCCTTCTTCCAGACCGCGATGGACAACGGCATCTATCGCCGCATGAACCCGCGCACGGTTGCCCAGGTATTTCTAGGGATGTTTACGGTGGCAGGCTTTAGCCGCGACACGATTATGCCCGAACAGTCCTCCCCCGCCGCCATGCAGGAAATGGCCGAAGGCATCGCCGATATCTTTCTCCACGGCGTGCTGGCAGACTCCAGCGAAGCATGA
- the nadD gene encoding nicotinate (nicotinamide) nucleotide adenylyltransferase, with the protein MQRLGIFGGTFNPPHFGHLHIAESALRQVQLDRVLWVPAAVPPHRQGQDLVSIAHRLELVKRAIAPHKSFALCCVDPKTAGDRSYAIDLLHQLETQYTQYISNDHEIEAADNQWFWVIGQDAFATLPRWYRRRELIPRCTWLVAPRRPSSLAATAAATPATTPAATVQILQSQGIDIRWQQLDLSPLDISSSQIRQRVGDRLSIHTLVPDAVREYIEEKQLYSVP; encoded by the coding sequence ATGCAACGTCTGGGCATTTTTGGAGGCACGTTTAACCCACCCCATTTTGGGCATCTGCATATCGCGGAGTCTGCTTTGCGCCAAGTGCAACTCGACCGGGTGCTGTGGGTTCCTGCGGCGGTGCCGCCCCATCGCCAGGGACAGGATCTGGTGTCGATCGCCCATCGGCTGGAACTAGTGAAGCGGGCGATCGCGCCTCACAAGTCCTTTGCACTCTGCTGCGTCGATCCCAAAACAGCGGGCGATCGCTCCTACGCCATCGACCTGCTCCATCAGCTAGAAACGCAATACACGCAATATATAAGTAACGATCATGAAATCGAAGCTGCCGATAATCAATGGTTTTGGGTTATCGGGCAGGATGCCTTTGCCACGCTGCCCCGCTGGTATCGTCGTCGGGAACTCATTCCCCGCTGCACCTGGCTGGTTGCGCCGCGCCGTCCCAGTAGCCTTGCCGCCACTGCCGCTGCTACTCCCGCTACCACTCCTGCCGCCACCGTCCAGATTCTCCAGTCCCAGGGGATTGACATCCGCTGGCAGCAGCTCGACCTGTCGCCGCTAGACATTTCCTCTAGCCAAATCCGGCAGCGCGTGGGCGATCGCCTGTCTATTCACACCCTCGTCCCCGATGCCGTGCGCGAATACATCGAAGAGAAGCAGCTTTATTCAGTGCCCTAA
- the murC gene encoding UDP-N-acetylmuramate--L-alanine ligase — translation MISRDIVWCGVEGVRTLNPVDFSGMPFHFIGIGGIGMSALAYILAKRNLPVSGSDICLNDITRRLQAEGAHIFLSQDASNLEFFGADANGKAVVRAVPEEAGNLAVISVGAEPVARGAIAPNPAPSSQLLPQVICSTAINPNNSEYRAALDLGCPIFHRSDLLAALMQEYRGIAVAGTHGKTTTSSMIGYLLLRAGIDPTIVVGGEVSAWEGNARLGQGEYLVAEADESDGSLVKLAAEIGVITNIELDHPDHYATVDEVVKTFQAFADNCKVLVGCWDCDLLRAEVPPHISYSLNPALGADYTVDQVVYGAAGTTARVWERGTLLGTLKLTVLGRHNLSNALAAIAVGRHLNLEFDQIATILKSFQGARRRFELRGEANEILFIDDYAHHPSEIQVTLAAARLRVESFASEQRRVVAIFQPHRYSRTQVFLEEFSRSFGDADLVITTDIYSAGEVNPTGISGEDLATAIAQHHPNVIYQPTLNDVSAFLARALKPGDLALFLGAGNLNRIIPELVSAHQTLEAQTALASYQSA, via the coding sequence ATGATATCGCGTGACATTGTGTGGTGTGGTGTAGAAGGAGTGAGGACGTTGAATCCTGTTGATTTTAGCGGTATGCCGTTCCATTTCATCGGCATCGGCGGTATTGGTATGTCGGCGCTTGCCTACATCCTAGCCAAGCGGAACCTGCCCGTCTCTGGGTCAGATATCTGCCTAAATGACATTACTCGAAGATTGCAGGCAGAAGGCGCTCATATCTTTTTGAGCCAGGATGCCTCTAACCTGGAATTTTTTGGAGCGGATGCCAACGGCAAAGCAGTGGTGCGGGCTGTTCCCGAAGAAGCTGGCAATCTGGCCGTGATTAGCGTGGGTGCAGAACCCGTGGCTCGTGGGGCGATCGCCCCGAATCCCGCCCCTAGTTCCCAACTCTTGCCGCAGGTTATTTGCTCAACCGCTATTAACCCCAATAATTCTGAATACCGGGCAGCACTAGACTTGGGCTGTCCGATTTTTCATCGTTCTGACCTGCTGGCGGCGCTGATGCAGGAATATCGCGGCATCGCTGTTGCGGGCACCCACGGCAAAACCACTACCAGCAGCATGATTGGCTATCTGCTGCTGCGGGCAGGGATTGACCCGACAATTGTGGTCGGGGGCGAGGTCAGCGCCTGGGAGGGCAATGCGCGACTGGGGCAGGGCGAGTATCTGGTGGCTGAGGCGGACGAGTCGGACGGTTCGCTGGTGAAGCTGGCGGCTGAAATCGGCGTGATCACCAATATCGAGCTAGATCATCCCGACCACTATGCCACGGTGGATGAAGTGGTCAAAACCTTCCAAGCCTTTGCTGATAACTGCAAGGTGCTGGTGGGCTGCTGGGATTGTGACCTGCTGCGGGCGGAAGTGCCGCCGCATATCAGCTACAGCCTCAATCCTGCCTTGGGCGCTGATTACACGGTGGATCAGGTGGTGTATGGAGCCGCAGGGACGACGGCCCGCGTGTGGGAGCGGGGCACGCTGCTGGGTACGCTGAAGCTGACGGTGCTGGGTCGCCACAACCTGAGCAATGCCCTGGCGGCGATCGCCGTGGGTCGCCATCTCAACCTGGAATTTGACCAAATCGCCACGATTCTCAAGAGCTTTCAGGGGGCCCGTCGTCGGTTCGAGCTGCGCGGCGAAGCCAACGAAATCCTCTTTATCGACGACTACGCCCACCATCCCAGCGAAATTCAGGTGACGCTGGCGGCGGCGCGGCTGCGAGTCGAGTCTTTTGCCAGCGAGCAGCGGCGCGTGGTGGCGATCTTCCAGCCCCACCGCTATAGCCGCACGCAGGTCTTTTTGGAAGAATTTTCTCGGTCGTTTGGCGATGCCGATTTAGTAATTACCACCGACATCTACAGCGCAGGCGAAGTCAATCCGACGGGGATTTCTGGAGAAGACCTGGCAACGGCGATCGCCCAGCACCATCCCAACGTCATTTACCAGCCCACGCTGAATGACGTGTCTGCCTTCCTGGCCCGCGCCCTCAAGCCGGGGGACTTGGCGCTGTTCCTGGGTGCGGGCAACCTAAACCGGATCATTCCAGAACTGGTGTCTGCCCATCAAACCCTGGAAGCCCAGACCGCACTGGCAAGCTATCAGTCTGCCTAA
- the murB gene encoding UDP-N-acetylmuramate dehydrogenase, which produces MANPVPQPSFEPRVPFTPIGATCAVRPMVSLAGFTSYRVGGPAEWFVSPRTVEDLRACFAWATAEGLPLTLLGLGSNLLVSDRGLPGLVICTRHLRQTQFDEETGRLTAAAGEPIARLAWKAADRGWAGLEWAVGIPGTVGGAVAMNAGAHQACTADILVKAQLVTQAGETQELSPADLGFRYRTSILQGDTSRLVTQATFQLCPGAGAAVVTAETRACQERRHATQPYHLPSCGSVFRNPEPRTSGWLIEQTGLKGFQIGGAQVSPMHANFIVNLGNATASDVYRVIRHVQEKVSQRWDITLEPEVKIWGEF; this is translated from the coding sequence TTGGCCAACCCAGTCCCTCAGCCCAGTTTTGAACCTCGCGTTCCCTTTACGCCCATTGGTGCGACCTGTGCGGTTCGCCCGATGGTTTCTCTAGCCGGGTTCACGTCTTACCGAGTCGGTGGGCCAGCGGAATGGTTCGTCTCGCCGCGCACCGTGGAGGATTTGCGGGCGTGCTTTGCCTGGGCAACGGCGGAAGGGCTGCCCCTCACGCTGCTGGGGCTGGGGTCTAACCTGCTGGTGAGCGATCGCGGCTTGCCAGGGCTGGTCATTTGTACGCGCCATCTGCGCCAAACCCAGTTTGATGAAGAAACTGGACGGCTGACGGCCGCCGCAGGAGAACCGATCGCCCGTCTAGCCTGGAAAGCGGCGGATCGGGGCTGGGCCGGGCTGGAGTGGGCCGTGGGCATCCCTGGCACCGTTGGCGGCGCAGTGGCCATGAACGCAGGCGCACACCAGGCTTGCACCGCCGATATTTTGGTAAAGGCTCAGCTGGTGACGCAAGCGGGTGAAACGCAGGAACTCTCGCCAGCGGATCTAGGCTTTCGCTATCGCACGTCCATTCTTCAAGGCGACACCAGCCGTTTGGTGACGCAGGCAACCTTCCAGCTCTGCCCTGGTGCGGGCGCTGCGGTGGTGACGGCTGAAACCCGCGCCTGCCAGGAGCGCCGCCACGCCACTCAGCCCTACCATTTGCCCAGTTGCGGCAGTGTCTTTCGCAACCCCGAACCGCGCACGTCGGGCTGGCTCATCGAGCAAACCGGGCTAAAGGGCTTCCAGATTGGCGGGGCGCAGGTGTCGCCTATGCACGCGAACTTCATCGTGAACCTGGGCAACGCCACCGCTAGTGACGTGTACCGCGTGATTCGCCATGTCCAGGAAAAAGTCTCCCAGCGTTGGGACATTACACTGGAGCCAGAGGTGAAGATTTGGGGAGAGTTTTAG
- the ribH gene encoding 6,7-dimethyl-8-ribityllumazine synthase produces the protein MAVFEGTFTQTESLRFAIVIGRFNDLVTGKLLEGCQDCLKRHGIDPDPQGTQVDYAWVPGSFEIPQVARQLALTRRYDAIICIGAVIKGQTPHFDYVAGEVSKGIAAASFQTGVPVVFGVLTTDSMQQALERAGIKSNKGWDYAMSAIEMATLMRQIRTANPDLGNGLPAANNPQLPSPLKSAIAPTDPDGF, from the coding sequence ATGGCCGTTTTTGAGGGAACGTTTACCCAAACCGAGTCGTTGCGCTTTGCCATCGTGATTGGGCGGTTCAACGATTTGGTAACGGGTAAGCTGCTGGAGGGCTGTCAGGACTGCCTGAAGCGCCACGGCATTGATCCAGATCCGCAGGGCACTCAGGTCGATTATGCCTGGGTGCCAGGTTCTTTTGAGATTCCGCAGGTGGCGCGGCAACTGGCGCTGACTCGCCGTTATGACGCGATCATCTGCATCGGCGCAGTCATCAAAGGGCAAACGCCCCATTTTGACTATGTAGCAGGCGAGGTGTCGAAGGGCATTGCAGCTGCCTCGTTTCAAACGGGGGTGCCGGTCGTGTTTGGCGTGTTGACGACAGACTCGATGCAGCAAGCGCTGGAGCGAGCGGGCATCAAGAGCAATAAGGGTTGGGATTACGCCATGAGCGCGATCGAGATGGCAACGCTGATGCGCCAGATCCGCACGGCAAATCCTGATCTGGGCAACGGGCTACCAGCGGCAAACAACCCGCAGTTGCCGTCGCCGTTGAAGAGTGCGATCGCCCCGACCGATCCCGACGGATTCTAG
- the psbZ gene encoding photosystem II reaction center protein PsbZ codes for MSILFQLALAALVLLSFVMVVGVPVAYASPRNWDQSKQLLFLGSFAWVALVIVVGVLNYFVV; via the coding sequence ATGTCCATTTTGTTCCAGCTTGCGCTTGCCGCTCTGGTCTTGCTGTCGTTTGTGATGGTGGTGGGAGTGCCTGTGGCCTACGCTTCGCCCCGCAACTGGGATCAGTCCAAGCAGCTTCTATTCCTGGGTTCCTTTGCCTGGGTGGCGCTGGTGATTGTGGTCGGTGTGCTGAATTATTTCGTGGTATAG